One Syntrophorhabdaceae bacterium genomic window, GCCGCAGCCTTTGATATTTTTGAGTCGGCTGCCACTTTAACTATTAATTCTGCTTTGGTCATATACACCCCTCCTTTAGATTTTTAATTTACGGCAGTTCCCACAACAACCACCTTATAGATAGTTTATACTCCTTATTCTACAGAATATTCAACATTTATTTACACTTTAGCGAACATTTTTTAAATTTTTCAATAGCTCTTATTTATTCAATAATTCGCCCGTAATCATCCTCGATCCGTTCAATATCATCTTCACTGAAATCATTGCCGGACTGCACCTCTATGACTGCGAGTTCTTTCTGACCTGAGTTCGTTATCCTGTGCAAAGAATGCCTTGGGACATCGATGGATTGGCCTGCCTTTACGGGGATCTCTGCATCGCCAAGCGTTACAATACCTTCACCGGACAGGATAAACCAGTGTTCAGAACGTAATCTGTGTCTCTGAAGACTCAAACGCCTGCCGGGATAGATAACGATCCTTTTTACCTTGTGATCTTTTTCATCGGAAAGGACCTTATAGTATCCCCACGGACGCTCCTCAACATCTGATGCCATCTCTGTTTCCCCCTGATACCTCTGAATGCTGAATACACAATACCAGATAAAAAGGCTCAGGGTAAACTATTTTTTTCATGAACGGCAATAGTGTCAAAACACCTGTACTATTTCATAAGAATGATCTCGATACGCCTGTTCATGGCACGGTTATCCGGAGTATCATTCGCTACGATGGGCCGATATTCGGCATAGCCCACAGCGGAGATCCTCTGGGGCGGAAAATCATGTTTTTCAACAAAATATCTGACCACCTCCGTGGCCCTTCTCACAGAGAGCTCCCAGTTCGATTTGAATTCGCTGGTCTTGATGGGGACATCATCAGTGTGTCCTTCGATCCTGATATGGTTATCTACCTTTCTCATTACAGGCATGATCCTGCCCAGCGCCTTCCGTGCCCTTTCCTTCAGGTCTGCCCTCCCCTCGTCAAAAAATGCCTTGTCAAGTATCCTGATCACAATACCCCTCTCGTCTGAAAGGACAGAGATATTTTTTTGCATCGCCTTATTATTCATCATGCCCTTTATCTCATCCTCAAGCTGCCTTTTTACATCACCGTTCTGTATCATGTCCAGCCGGCTTTGGATGTCGGCAACCGACTGAGATACACCGTTTCCCTTGCCCGTGATCCCGGAATTGCCGGTAAATATGGTCTTTAAATGGCCGGTGAGTTCCTGGTATTTTTGGGTATCCTGTTTGGAGAAGGTATACATCATTATGAAAAAGGCAAGAAGGAGTGTAATCAGATCAGCATAGGTGATGAGCCATCTCTCAAGGTTCTCGTGTTCTTCTTCAGTGCGTTTTTTTCTCAAAAGTCATCCCCTTTCCTTTTGTCCGGCAGCAAAAACGAGACAAGCTTCATGCGAATGACCCTCGGGTTATCCCCCATGGCAAGAGATATTACCCCTTCGCTGATAATCTCCAGATAGAGTGCTTCGTCCTGATGCTTATTCTTTAATTTGTCCGATACCGGCAGATAGATGAGGTTTGCCAGCGCCACGCCCCACAGGGTAGCGATAAATGCGCCCGCAATGGCTGAAGCCATGTTAGAGCTGCTTTCCATACTACCAAGGGCATGGATCAGGCCAAGGACAGTCCCCATAATCCCCAGTGTCGGCGAAAAACCCCCCAGTTTACTAAAAAAAGCGGCGCCTGACTTATGTCTTTCGCTTATGTAAGCCATCTCTATTTCCAGTATCTCCCTGATCTTATTCGTCTCGAACCCATCGATTGCGAGCTGTACGGCCTTTCTGAGGAATGGCTCCCGTATATACTCAAGCTCTTT contains:
- a CDS encoding phosphomannose isomerase type II C-terminal cupin domain, producing the protein MASDVEERPWGYYKVLSDEKDHKVKRIVIYPGRRLSLQRHRLRSEHWFILSGEGIVTLGDAEIPVKAGQSIDVPRHSLHRITNSGQKELAVIEVQSGNDFSEDDIERIEDDYGRIIE
- a CDS encoding flagellar motor protein MotB, with product MRKKRTEEEHENLERWLITYADLITLLLAFFIMMYTFSKQDTQKYQELTGHLKTIFTGNSGITGKGNGVSQSVADIQSRLDMIQNGDVKRQLEDEIKGMMNNKAMQKNISVLSDERGIVIRILDKAFFDEGRADLKERARKALGRIMPVMRKVDNHIRIEGHTDDVPIKTSEFKSNWELSVRRATEVVRYFVEKHDFPPQRISAVGYAEYRPIVANDTPDNRAMNRRIEIILMK
- a CDS encoding motility protein A, coding for MDVATILGLTLGIGSLIVSFLMEGGRLSALIQIPAMLLVIVGTFGAASITTSVRQLINLPSLIKVALFEKKMDPQELIELIFDLAQKSRKNGLLSLEKELEYIREPFLRKAVQLAIDGFETNKIREILEIEMAYISERHKSGAAFFSKLGGFSPTLGIMGTVLGLIHALGSMESSSNMASAIAGAFIATLWGVALANLIYLPVSDKLKNKHQDEALYLEIISEGVISLAMGDNPRVIRMKLVSFLLPDKRKGDDF